The Arachis ipaensis cultivar K30076 chromosome B07, Araip1.1, whole genome shotgun sequence genomic interval TGAGAGCCTCTAAGAGACTTGAATCTGGACCAATTAATCATGCTCTGATCACACGGTCATGATTCATCAATCAGACTTTGATTCCTGTCTCCTTAGAATTTAAGGATACAGATATACGAGCTTATAGACATTTTTGTATGGTCTATCAGACAAGCGTGGGgtcataattattttttaaaagaagtgGAGATGgaacaaataaaaaggaaaaaaaaaaacatttttgtaTGGTCTGTCAGACAACCGTGCGACCATCTCACCACAGAAATTGCGGCAAGTACGATCCTCCACTGCCACAGATGAGAGTCCCTAGGAGATTTGAATCTGGACCAATTAATCACGCTCTAATCACACGGTCATGATTCATCAATCAGACTTTGATTCCTGTCTCCTTAGAATTTAAGGATACAGATATACGAACTTATAGACATTTTTATATGGTCTGTCAGACAACCGTGGAGTCATATTTTATGTTAACTGTATCTTAttgtataaaaatttattttattttaagaaattgCATGTGTTATATTTTATGGGATGCTTGTCAAAGTAAGCACAATATAAAAACTTCTAAAAAAACAGATAAGAGTATTTGTTAATTTATAAGTAAATAATTTGATTGTTGTAGTCAAAATAAATAAGTATTATGTGTTTTGTGGACATGAAAGGAATGAAAACAATATCTAAAAAACGAGTTAAGAAAAAGAAACATATTAGGGTTGAAAGTTATTCAATCATTTGTGATCGAAATGAGATTAAAGAATATAtcaaaaaaaggaaaattaaaaaatatatcaaaaaaaGGAGAAGTATTTGGTTATAGAACGCCGTACAATGTGGAGTAGGAAGAAGTACAAGTCATTCTCTTAAAGTGTATTTGGTTTAacctttttatttgtttaataattttaattaatatatctatgaaaaaaactataaaaactatTGAAGAACGATAAGAAGAAAGACTaattatatcaaaattattaATAAAGACTTGCAAANNNNNNNNNNNNNNNNNNNNNNNNNNNNNNTATTAGATAAAGAATTACATATTAGATTTTATTCCACTTAATTGTATGATTGAATTTTTGTTGGATCCGGAGTTGGGTCCTTActtatctttattattatttcattctgccaataaaataaaataatttaaaaaaactaaaaaataaattaacgAATACAAGAGAGAAGTACTTATGTTTCAAGAATTGAGAAACCAAATGCCAAGGAAGAGATTAACAAAAGCCAAGAATTTTTTAAGGAGATTATTTTAATAAAGACATTAAAAATCTTATGTGTCATATTAatattagatatttttattaaactggttaataatttattttttaataaactagaataaaattaatttattatagcaacaataataaacttAATTGTctgtattataattattagacccgatTTGATCCGATCGAATTACATAATCTAAActgaatatctttaaattttttgataaaaaaacaaatatatccctaactttttgttttgcggacatttaaatccctaaaaatttaaaaatacaattaaatttctaaaaaaaaaaatttagatttattgttattgttataaaaaatcgattttattctaatttgttaaaaaattaaaaaataaccggTTCATTAATACATCTAATGATAATACGACACGTAAGCGTCTTTACAAAAAGACGTTTTACGCGTCTTTATAGGAATATCTCATCTCTTAAAGCCAACCCACTATATTTTGTCGGAGTTATCAATACCCTGCAAGAAATTATCTAATCAATATCTTACCACACAGTTGGTTGTTCTTTCAAAAACTATTATTTAGTCCCTTTGAAATAGCAATTGACTGAACTAGaaaatttcagtatttttttATCACTATACAGTAATGCTACTCCTATTTTCGATGTTATTGTGCTTCAAGTAATATTTTAGTGTTAGGTGGTTTTAATTTTATCCAATGTTATTACGATTATGCAATTTTCATCAATCAATtttgcccctttttttttattcCAAATTATCAAATTCAATTGGTTAAGCTATAAAGCAAATGTtacataattttttattgtaaataGCTTCTCGgtgataatttttttgtttttggttaattttatatctatatgcaaaagtgagaattataTAAACACAACAAAGTGCGTGGAGTGTGGACTGTGGTCTGTGGACCAAAAATTCAAATACCTAAGTCTGCATAAACTGCATTATAATCAGCAAAACTACAAAAACTGTCTCCCCCTGCTGTTTTTCTTTATGGTGGGGGCAAAGTGGTTAATCACAAATACATTTATTTAGCATTTGAAAAAGGCTCACGGCTAATAGTCCATTTTTGTGAATAACTTTTTCAGCACTCCTTACATTGCTCTTCTTCAAAGGTCAGTGTTGGCAACATAGCTGTAGCCTCACCTTCAATAACAAGCAATTCACCATTCTTGAGGCACCTTGTTTTGAACTTTGCACTGAATCGCATTCACAAAGTTACTCAGTGttcaaaagaaaaggaagaaacatCAATGTCAAGACGAAACTTACAGATATcggtttttattttctctcagaTGTGTTGCTTCTACTTCACCAGTAATGTGGTCTCCAATATACACAGGGAACTTAAAATTCAAGCTTTGAGAGACATAAACAGCTCCAGGCTACAATCAACCAATTATGTTATAATAATGAAAGTTACCAAgaaagctatgaaaagaaaaattCTGCAAATAAATTTCTTCTCTGAcaaaatttccttttcaaataaaTAACACATACACACACTTAATTAGAAGGCTTTCATCAAGTTGGTGCCACAATTCACAAAAtcattgaaaattttgggaatGACATCGTTTATCTGAGATGAAGATAGAGTCCTTCATAATACCTAAATCCACCAGACATAAAGGCTTATATCCAAGCATGCATAGAATCCATGATGATACCTAAAAGACTATTTGTGTTTATTTCATGTTCCTTCTACCTATTAATAGCTAGAGAATGGTTATTACTTATGTTGAAGGTTGCTGAAACCAAACTATACTTCTGTTACTTCTCATCCCACTCTAAGCAAGATCATATCATAGCCTAATTCATCGGTTTTAGTCACTCGAATTTGGTTTACCAAGATCGTTAACTAAGACATTTTCATATATTGATACCACAAATCAAAATAGAGAGATTAGCATGGGATTTACAAAATGTGACGAGATGATGCGAGGAAAGAGAGAAGCAACGAGCATCCCATGGACGAGAGGACCTTCGAATCCGACATCTCTGGCAGCCACAGGATCAGTATGCAAAGGATTAGAATCATGGCTCACTTTAGAGTATTGAGTGACATCTTCTTCAGTAAAGAGTCTTGATTGTCTCAGGATATCACCAGGCCTAAGCACTTGAGGAGTTGTTGAGGATGAAAACTGTCTGAGACTCAGAGTCTTGCTGGAAATTAAACTCCTAATGGGGAACATTCTTGAAAGGATTCAGCTCAAACAAAACAAAGCTCCAATCTTTCCTATACTGATCGGAAATCAAGCAAAGTGCAAGTTAATACAATCACAACTAACAACTAGATAAATTAATCCACATAGTTACATACTCTTAATTATTTAGCAAATGAATTTTAGTTTTAAACTTGAAAGGCACTGGTGCTGGAATGAAGGATAATGTGAAATGCAGCAAGCAGCATACAATTTTATCATCACTTCAAAAGTTTCACCCTaagcaaataataataaattcttgGGGGGCATTGCTATGATCATTGAAACATTTGAACAAACAGGTGAGCTGCATAGCAAATATAACCATATGAAATAAGAACGATTGAACTtccaataaaaaaatcaatgacGAAACATGGAACTACTGAGAACGATTTGAACGTACGAAATTGGTTCACATGAAATGTGAAATAGTTCTTCGTTAATGACTTGATGAACGGTTCCGAATATCAGATGTTATAATATCCAAGCTCTCAATTCCCACCAAAAAATATAAGATATTCTGTCCCGGTATACTGATTAATTCCAAGATCTCTttttcctctaagcatttttatTACCATAATGTAGACCACATGTTTTTTTAACCCTTTTTCTTTACGCGTCTAGATATTGATGAAAGaataaaatcaacaataatcGTTACTAATTGTTGGAAATTTGTGGCAAGTCTAAATAGTatcgaaaaagaaaaacaaactttTAGGCACGAGTTAAGAAGCATTAAGTTGCCATGCCACAAAGATAAGAGTTACGTTGTTTCATTTTACATCTATTCTTATACTTACTAAAGTGATAAATAAAATTGCCTAATTACTTTCATCCcaaaattaaaacactaaaacggacgattttaaaactcaaatttcaaaccACCCATGCCATAATCAacaaaccccaaaggaaaccaaATCAGATAATCAAGAAACACGGATATATTTGGAGCTGAAGGGTAAGGTACCATACAGATCTAACTTGAAATATATATACCTTATATTCTTATAAAAAGCGTTCTCCATCTAATCATCCAACTCGACTAAAAAAATAGCTAATGAaacatagcacatgaaagggattAGGATGAAACTTAGATGGATAACTTCATATATTAACTAAAAGCTACCATAAAATGGGAAAGACAAAACACATGTGAAAGCATATCCAAAATGCATCCGCAGGTATTTAGTCTTTTACCCATAATATATGGCAATCAAGTCATTAGGTCTACGACATGGTTTTGATTGTATCCACAAAAGGCAAAGAAACAGTCAACAAGCATGTAAATTAAAATTATCCATTGTCTATCCTAAAGAGGCATCACCAACAGAGAGGCTTCTCTAACAAAAGAACATGGAGTTGCAAACACTCTCCTGCAATTTGGGCAACTGAGGGACAGGAACAGCTCCAGCAGCAGTGAGTCCACCATGGCTTGATGAGGTCTCAGATTTGTCCTCAAATTTCATGAACTGTCCCATCTGAGTTGCAGCCAGGTGAGCATAGCATATTGGAGCAACTGAAGAGAAACATAGGTTATCATGAATTAGAACCTTGTCCACTGTATCTATAATGTTAAAATATATTTCCCAAGGTTTTCGAAGTCTGAAATTAAGTCATGAATAATCACGAAATTGTTTGGGTCAACAAACTCTAAACTCTATTTAGGTTGACTCATGAGTTTTGGAAAGGATTAAAAAGAAATGAGTAGAACATACCAACAGAGATGGCAGTGGTACTCCTCTGATACCTGTGTCATACAACAAATTTCATTCGTAAGATACATCACAAAATTATCTATCAAGATTATTACAGAGTCTAAAGTTGATTAGGTTGGGACCAAATTTCCACTTACACATAGGAAAGAGAATGAACAAGTTCCTGAAGATCATCTGGAGAGAAACCAATCTCATCTAACAGCACATGGTAGTGAGTAGGCCTGGTAGTACCCTGAGAGGATGTTTTTAAAAGCGTTAAAAATGGGGTAATCATTTACAAACGTTTATGTTTAAAATGTCAGACTTAACTAGAGCATCATCAGAATGTACAAAACACAGACCAATTTGACTTTCACTAAAAAACTAGAAGATAAAAGTCAAAATAGAAGGAAGCATGACAAGTGAACAAAGGTAATAATGTGTAAACATTGATACAGCCTTCCACAAATTACTGGATGAAGCCACATGACATGCATTGCAAACAGAGAATTTAATTTAGATTCAGTATCATTAGGAGATGCCTCAAGAAAAGCAAATACTCACAATCATTCCAGCATGGGCACACATGTAAAAATCATAGTTCCGAGGGTGACAAATTTTGTTATCAATAACCGTTCCTGCAAAACCAAAAAAGATTAGcggaattaaaagaaaatatgaaaccCACAAACTAATTACCAGGAGGAACATTGTCAGGTGATCCCGGCTGGAAAAACTTggtatggtgattcttttgagcAACCATCACCACAAACTTCGGATCCCAGTTCTCATCCAAAAATTTGCAggcctaaaattttaaaatgtgaATACTCCTTAAAGATCAAGGTTTATGGTTATTAGAATTTGCAATGAATAAGCTTAGAAGAAAACCTGAATGATTTGATCAAGTTCTTTGTTCAAAACTTGATTGAATTGAGACTCGCTAACACCATCCCTACcataaaacagaaaaaataacatCTAGAACCATGAAAGTCTAATTCTAGAAATTACAACAGCCTGAGCCAGCAAAagatgcaaaataaaataaatggtaggaacaagaaaataatatATGGTTCATAGCAGAAAACTTCTGAAAGAAAAATACCTGAATATAATTATATTATCAGGTTTCCTCTTTCCGGAACTTGAATAGAAGTCAATGAGAAGTTCCCtgcaaataataaaatatatcaaTCAGGTAATGCATGGAAAAACTGTGTTGTATGAAAGTATCTATCAGGACaagactaaaattaaataaataaaaaaaaacctgATTATTCCTTCATCGTCTTTATCAGATACTTTCTTAAATAAATTGTCAATCATTTCGACCTTGGGAGACTGTGTTCGAACACATGCCCTGTACTTAGATATCAGTGGCCATTGTCTAGAGCTCACCACCTACATATTTACACAGTAAGAATGAGAGCAGACAATCAACTTATTAAAACagcatttaaagttttaaactgattaaaaaatatatccaaaaaaatacaaagaaaacCATCAACCATTTACCGCAGCAATTGATGGAATATCAGATTGCCCTGGGGAGCCGTGGGACACATCCATGCCAAGAATGAGTGTAGGAGCTTTTGAAACAATAGGAATAGAAGGGGAGTGCTCCACACCTAGCAAAGAATTCAACCCACCAAGCTGCAAAAGGAAAGGAAAGGGAGGAAAACTCTAGGTAAGAATAAGACAAAAGACATGTATAAATAAATTAGATACACTAGGCAAGAGACATATAATACCAGGtaataagaaaataataaaaggaggCGAGCCAAAGAAATCATGTACCTTTGCATTTATTTTCAACAAAACATTGGTCAAATACTGATCATTGACCCTTGTTGGAGCAATGCACTGGGTAACAATTCCAAAGTCAGCaaggttcttcttcttccaagGACCTGGATGCACAATTATTTTACTAAGATGTCCAACTAATTTTCTCAAATAAGGAACTTCGCAAGAATATACAGCAAGCTTATAATTTAGAAGTGAAAAGTACTTGAAACCACTAACCATAAAGATCAGAGTTCTTCCGCTCTGGAAGAAGACAAAGCAGGAACTGAGGGGCCCCAGGAAGTCTAGACTGAATCAATTCAAACATTTTCTCCACCCTGACAAGTGGAGGGGCACGTCTGTTACTATTTTGTTCTTCAAATACATCAAAAGGCTGATCAATCATCTGTCAATCAAACAAGACAACAAATGATGTCAGCAACCCTTTCGGGCATCACCTAGCTCAATATAGAGTAAAGAAACTCACAATTCCTTTCATTCCTCCACATTTAATCAGGTCCCTGATAAGCCCATTCACATCACAGCGAGCAGAGAAGTTAACAACTGCCCACCTCTCAATCTTTGTTGGTTGGACAATTTTCTGGAGAAACATACAAGTCATCATACCACAAAATCAGTGTCCATTTGACTGTTTTGAACTACATAGAAGGTAGCTAAGGATAGTACAGAATTACCAAAGAAGTACCTTATTGTTAAAATTCCACCTTCCATTCCTAGGATTGAAGTCCTCTCCATTCCCAAATTTCAGCTATATATATAACAATTTTGAATAATCAGTCAGGAACAATGTTGTAAAAACCAAAGTATGTATTAATTACCAAATGGGATAATAAAACCATTTATTGAAACAAAGAATGGCTCAGTTATAAAACAGCTAAAACCAAACAATAAAGGTACATAGAGTACAATTTTATCAGGCAATGTCAAAAACTAACTTCAGGCCAAAGACAAAAAGAAATGCGTTATCATACAAATCTATTTTAGCAAATGCTGAGAGCAACAACTGGAATAGAACAGAAACACAATGCAGCTGTTTTTCCAGGCAATTGCATTCAGTTTATATAACACTAACCTAAATCCGGAAAAAACTTCATAAAACTTCACCACGACTTGTAATCACATCAACAATGTTTAAAAATGCGTTGTAAAATTGAAAATTGACATGCATTGGTACAACATTCTGCTGAAGATACACAACCATATTTGCAGTTAACATCaaatttctaataaaagaaaagaaaaataatttctcAAATTAGTTAGCAGCTGTAAGTTAGCCTCATGAAAGTGGGAAGTGCCATAGCAAgcaaaaagattaaaaaataataCCCTTGGAGCTTGCAAAACACGTCCTTCAACTGGAGTGAAACTATTGTTTATTTGAATACCACAGCTACGCAACATGGGTTCAGAAGCATAGTTGCTGGTTTTGAGGGCCTGGAATACAAAGATGAGAGCCCTTAGAAAGACATTTAAAAATTCGAATCATGTTACTACGATAAATCATCAAGACTTACATCATTCAACACCCTCATCCTCTCCTGTGGTTTTTGCCTGGATTTCTCGACCAGAGAAGCCCTTTGAAGTGTTGAAAGTGCTTTCGTGTACCGTTGCAGGGATACCAAATCGCAAAGCTAACCGCCCAAAAAAAAGGCAAGGAAAAATAGTTAAACATGAACTTAAAATAAATGAGTTGCATTTGATTTTCAGTATTTATAAGGTTTAATAAATTACATATTGACAAGAGGCATCTCAAAAGAAAATCTGTAATCTTTTTTACCTCAATGGGGAAATATGTTGGACGTTTCGGCTTTCCCACATTGATACAAGGAAGATCACCAGAGTAGCGGAGCTCTATATTGCGTTGTTTAACAAAATAGTCATAAACAGTCACTTCCGTAGTATCTTCGCCATCTGCTCCACCTCTGGTCTTCAGAGTAAAACTATAATGCCCACATGATTAAAAGTTTCACTTACAATGGAAAAAGCAATTTCATTAACTCCCAAATAGTTGTGCATATAGTGGGAGTGGGTGAATGATAAAAATGgtatttcacaaaaaaaaaaggtaaaaataatataatacgtCTGCTCTTTGCATGGGAGTTCACTGAGACCAGTAATCTTGAACTCCTGATTGGACGGACTAGTTCTAATCCTCAGATTTTTAAGTGTCCTCTTGGCCTGTTAGTGAAAAATAAATAGTCAGATTGACCTATTTATAAGTAAATCAGTCACAATATGTAAATGTTCATGGGATGCAGTTACCTTTGCCCAGTCAAGCGAATAGGGATCTCTCACATTCTGATTGGCAATTAAAAAGTCCACCACAGGACCAGGAGTAATAATCATGGTAGTTGAAACATCTACAGTTGGGATAAAGACCAAATATTAAGCCAAAAATGTTCAGGTGATAATATGGAGTAGAATAGATAGATTATACCTATATTGAGTGACAGGCCACTCTGAGTGGTTCTAAAACTAGAATGGAAGCCTCGGCAACCGAGAACCCCCCCTCCTACATCAGCAAAATTCTTTGGGTCATTGTGGAAATAGGATTGGCGCACAAGCAAGCATCCTCTGCAATATTGGCATCATGAAGCATCATACAAAAGAAATATAAACTTTGCACCGTTGTCAACCAAATCAAACAGAAACAAAGAACAGAGAAAAACTACAAATAGCATAAAATACGCACTGCTTGGCAGCATGTTGCCTCAGGATGATATCAAGAACTCTGATGGCTTCTTGATAATTCTCAGTTTCTTGCCCGCGTAAAGCATTGGTAATGGCTTTCATTGGAATTTTGGCGGCAAAGCTAATCTCAACTTTGAATGTTTTGGCACGGTATGGGCGCCTCACTCTCTTCCTATCACCTTCGTTGGGACTTCCATGACCTTCAGGGCTGCAGTTTCCATTGTTTCTATAGAAGGGATAAAATTAACATGTAAGCGATATTGCTGAAACAACATGAAAAACAAGGAGAATTAACCAATCACAACCACATGAAATTCAACCTGTTTGAGGTAACATCCTCAAGAACAACGGTAAACTCAAGCTTGTTTC includes:
- the LOC107609719 gene encoding uncharacterized protein LOC107609719, yielding MFPIRSLISSKTLSLRQFSSSTTPQVLRPGDILRQSRLFTEEDVTQYSKVSHDSNPLHTDPVAARDVGFEGPLVHGMLVASLFPRIISSHFPGAVYVSQSLNFKFPVYIGDHITGEVEATHLRENKNRYLAKFKTRCLKNGELLVIEGEATAMLPTLTFEEEQCKEC
- the LOC107608856 gene encoding protein argonaute 4 → MDLFGSNGNDHEDSLPPPPPVPPDVVPAKAEEELPPEPPKKTRVPIARRGLASKGQKLSLLTNHFKVNVNNTEGEFYQYSVALSYEDGRPVEGKGAGRKVIDKVKETYDSELNGKDFAYDGEKTLFTVGSLARNKLEFTVVLEDVTSNRNNGNCSPEGHGSPNEGDRKRVRRPYRAKTFKVEISFAAKIPMKAITNALRGQETENYQEAIRVLDIILRQHAAKQGCLLVRQSYFHNDPKNFADVGGGVLGCRGFHSSFRTTQSGLSLNIDVSTTMIITPGPVVDFLIANQNVRDPYSLDWAKAKRTLKNLRIRTSPSNQEFKITGLSELPCKEQTFTLKTRGGADGEDTTEVTVYDYFVKQRNIELRYSGDLPCINVGKPKRPTYFPIELCDLVSLQRYTKALSTLQRASLVEKSRQKPQERMRVLNDALKTSNYASEPMLRSCGIQINNSFTPVEGRVLQAPRLKFGNGEDFNPRNGRWNFNNKKIVQPTKIERWAVVNFSARCDVNGLIRDLIKCGGMKGIMIDQPFDVFEEQNSNRRAPPLVRVEKMFELIQSRLPGAPQFLLCLLPERKNSDLYGPWKKKNLADFGIVTQCIAPTRVNDQYLTNVLLKINAKLGGLNSLLGVEHSPSIPIVSKAPTLILGMDVSHGSPGQSDIPSIAAVVSSRQWPLISKYRACVRTQSPKVEMIDNLFKKVSDKDDEGIIRELLIDFYSSSGKRKPDNIIIFRDGVSESQFNQVLNKELDQIIQACKFLDENWDPKFVVMVAQKNHHTKFFQPGSPDNVPPGTVIDNKICHPRNYDFYMCAHAGMIGTTRPTHYHVLLDEIGFSPDDLQELVHSLSYVYQRSTTAISVVAPICYAHLAATQMGQFMKFEDKSETSSSHGGLTAAGAVPVPQLPKLQESVCNSMFFC